In Flavobacterium endoglycinae, one DNA window encodes the following:
- a CDS encoding helix-turn-helix domain-containing protein — protein MEKKNNTPAKISSISQFHDLLRLPKPLHPMVSLVDNAKLVVNEDLANFSFLLDFYKISYKFSATGKMGYGKGYYDFNEGGLMFASPNQLIFTENEEGAKYGGYTLLFHPDFIRNYPLGKSIKKYGFFSYDTNEALHLSDSEKTIIIGLLKSIENELNTAIDEMSQDVIVSYIDVLLNYSNRFYKRQFITRKTISHDLLLKVEETLDNYISNAETLKKGLPTVEFLASQINVSSHYLSDMLRNLTGQNAQQHIHSKLIEKSKDFLITTNLSVAEIAYQLGFEYPQSFSKLFKKKTSLTPLEFKNSLN, from the coding sequence ATGGAAAAGAAAAACAATACTCCTGCAAAAATTTCTTCTATATCACAGTTTCATGACTTGCTTCGACTGCCAAAACCACTTCACCCGATGGTGAGTTTAGTGGACAATGCGAAATTGGTCGTAAATGAGGATTTAGCTAATTTTTCTTTTTTGCTTGACTTTTATAAAATATCCTATAAATTTTCGGCCACTGGAAAAATGGGTTATGGTAAGGGATATTACGATTTTAATGAAGGCGGGCTTATGTTTGCTTCTCCCAACCAATTAATTTTTACCGAAAACGAGGAAGGTGCCAAATATGGAGGCTATACGCTTTTGTTTCATCCTGATTTTATTAGAAATTATCCTTTAGGGAAAAGTATCAAAAAATATGGTTTCTTTTCATATGACACCAATGAGGCACTGCACCTTTCAGACAGCGAAAAGACAATTATTATTGGTTTATTAAAAAGCATCGAAAATGAACTCAATACGGCAATTGACGAAATGAGCCAAGATGTTATCGTTTCTTATATTGATGTACTGTTAAATTACAGCAATCGTTTTTACAAACGCCAATTCATCACCAGAAAAACAATCAGCCACGATTTATTATTAAAAGTTGAAGAAACTCTTGATAATTATATCAGCAACGCCGAAACTTTAAAAAAAGGATTACCAACTGTAGAATTTCTGGCTTCACAAATTAATGTTTCGAGTCATTATTTAAGCGATATGCTTCGGAATTTAACGGGACAAAATGCACAACAGCACATTCATTCCAAACTCATCGAAAAATCAAAAGATTTCCTAATTACAACCAATCTTTCAGTTGCTGAAATAGCATATCAATTAGGTTTTGAATATCCACAATCCTTCAGCAAACTATTCAAAAAGAAAACCAGTCTTACTCCTTTAGAATTTAAAAACTCATTAAATTAA